Proteins encoded within one genomic window of Glycine soja cultivar W05 chromosome 1, ASM419377v2, whole genome shotgun sequence:
- the LOC114420346 gene encoding uncharacterized protein LOC114420346 isoform X2 has protein sequence MPTFTAMALDRLIEPGASKPVDKSAPTSMPVPNSQKLERSTSAPAKKSKVPQPPLKPALYTTPEVTPLPDAPSSFPPSPYIINHKRRGPRLLKSSSEASALSEVNIRCDDDNDKSVDAVITSSAGDLQVTSTKPELVKEEKVNGVYDGQLDRSNDVDHANGHRETGSGSLTNGLLKEKPPALNLDRVSEVEDFFYPLDSMSFSSNTDGEENAGTELSMKLSSPSTEFYDAWEELSSEGMSQNSTYDIEAELREVRLSLLVEIEKRKQAEESINNMRSQWESIRQGLYQAGIILPAYLNATAEDEQLTSDPVEDLCQQVYIARFISNAIGKGIARAELETEMEAQLEAKNFEIARLLDRLHCYETMNREMSQRNQEAVGKCLLVSWHGYLGGSFYATLSLHMQKRLFLYSNP, from the exons ATGCCGACTTTTACTGCCATGGCACTGGATAGGTTGATAGAGCCCGGAGCTTCTAAGCCAGTTGATAAATCTGCTCCAACTTCAATGCCTGTGCCAAACTCGCAGAAGCTGGAGAGGAGTACTAGTGCGCCCGCCAAGAAAAGTAAGGTTCCTCAGCCTCCATTGAAGCCGGCACTTTATACCACTCCTGAAGTGACACCACTTCCAGATGCGCCTTCTTCGTTCCCTCCTTCACCATACATCATCAACCACAAACGCCGTGGTCCACGCCTCCTCAAGAGTTCCTCTGAGGCCAGTGCACTGTCTGAGGTGAATATTCGttgtgatgatgataatgataagagCGTAGATGCTGTTATTACAAGTTCAGCTGGTGACCTCCAAGTTACTTCTACAAAGCCTGAACTTGTTAAAGAAGAGAAGGTGAATGGTGTTTATGACGGCCAACTTGATAGAAGCAATGATGTTGACCATGCAAATGGACACAGAGAAACTGGAAGTGGTAGCTTAACCAATGGATTACTCAAGGAAAAGCCACCGGCATTGAATTTGGACAGAGTTAGCGAGGTTGAAGACTTTTTTTATCCATTAGACTCAATGAGTTTCTCTAGTAACACAGATGGGGAAGAGAATGCAGGGACAGAATTGTCTATGAAACTCAGCAGTCCCAGTACGGAGTTTTATGATGCCTGGGAAG AATTATCTTCTGAAGGCATGTCTCAAAATTCTACATACGACATTGAAGCTGAATTGCGTGAAGTAAGGTTAAGTCTGTTGGTGGAGATAGAGAAGCGGAAGCAAGCTGAAGAATCCATCAACAACATGAGAAGCCAATGGGAAAGCATTAGGCAAGGGTTATATCAAGCAGGAATTATTTTGCCTGCATATCTTAATGCCACTGCTGAGGATGAGCAGCTGACTTCTGATCCCGTGGAAGATCTATGTCAACAAGTTTATATTGCTAGGTTCATATCAAATGCCATTGGAAAAGGAATTGCCAGGGCAGAGTTGGAGACAGAGATGGAAGCTCAACTAGAGGCAAAGAACTTTGAGATTGCTCGACTTTTGGATCGTCTCCACTGTTATGAGACCATGAATAGGGAGATGTCTCAGAGGAACCAGGAAGCAGTAG GGAAATGCCTGCTTGTTAGTTGGCATGGGTACCTTGGAGGGTCATTTTATGCAACCTtatccttgcatatgcaaaaaaGGCTGTTTCTATATTCGAATCCATGA
- the LOC114420346 gene encoding uncharacterized protein LOC114420346 isoform X1, which produces MPTFTAMALDRLIEPGASKPVDKSAPTSMPVPNSQKLERSTSAPAKKSKVPQPPLKPALYTTPEVTPLPDAPSSFPPSPYIINHKRRGPRLLKSSSEASALSEVNIRCDDDNDKSVDAVITSSAGDLQVTSTKPELVKEEKVNGVYDGQLDRSNDVDHANGHRETGSGSLTNGLLKEKPPALNLDRVSEVEDFFYPLDSMSFSSNTDGEENAGTELSMKLSSPSTEFYDAWEELSSEGMSQNSTYDIEAELREVRLSLLVEIEKRKQAEESINNMRSQWESIRQGLYQAGIILPAYLNATAEDEQLTSDPVEDLCQQVYIARFISNAIGKGIARAELETEMEAQLEAKNFEIARLLDRLHCYETMNREMSQRNQEAVEMARCERQRSSRRQRWIWGCITTVIALSTAAIAWSYLPTSKGSSSADHDLVPEYDDTAK; this is translated from the exons ATGCCGACTTTTACTGCCATGGCACTGGATAGGTTGATAGAGCCCGGAGCTTCTAAGCCAGTTGATAAATCTGCTCCAACTTCAATGCCTGTGCCAAACTCGCAGAAGCTGGAGAGGAGTACTAGTGCGCCCGCCAAGAAAAGTAAGGTTCCTCAGCCTCCATTGAAGCCGGCACTTTATACCACTCCTGAAGTGACACCACTTCCAGATGCGCCTTCTTCGTTCCCTCCTTCACCATACATCATCAACCACAAACGCCGTGGTCCACGCCTCCTCAAGAGTTCCTCTGAGGCCAGTGCACTGTCTGAGGTGAATATTCGttgtgatgatgataatgataagagCGTAGATGCTGTTATTACAAGTTCAGCTGGTGACCTCCAAGTTACTTCTACAAAGCCTGAACTTGTTAAAGAAGAGAAGGTGAATGGTGTTTATGACGGCCAACTTGATAGAAGCAATGATGTTGACCATGCAAATGGACACAGAGAAACTGGAAGTGGTAGCTTAACCAATGGATTACTCAAGGAAAAGCCACCGGCATTGAATTTGGACAGAGTTAGCGAGGTTGAAGACTTTTTTTATCCATTAGACTCAATGAGTTTCTCTAGTAACACAGATGGGGAAGAGAATGCAGGGACAGAATTGTCTATGAAACTCAGCAGTCCCAGTACGGAGTTTTATGATGCCTGGGAAG AATTATCTTCTGAAGGCATGTCTCAAAATTCTACATACGACATTGAAGCTGAATTGCGTGAAGTAAGGTTAAGTCTGTTGGTGGAGATAGAGAAGCGGAAGCAAGCTGAAGAATCCATCAACAACATGAGAAGCCAATGGGAAAGCATTAGGCAAGGGTTATATCAAGCAGGAATTATTTTGCCTGCATATCTTAATGCCACTGCTGAGGATGAGCAGCTGACTTCTGATCCCGTGGAAGATCTATGTCAACAAGTTTATATTGCTAGGTTCATATCAAATGCCATTGGAAAAGGAATTGCCAGGGCAGAGTTGGAGACAGAGATGGAAGCTCAACTAGAGGCAAAGAACTTTGAGATTGCTCGACTTTTGGATCGTCTCCACTGTTATGAGACCATGAATAGGGAGATGTCTCAGAGGAACCAGGAAGCAGTAG AGATGGCACGGTGTGAGAGGCAAAGGAGCAGCAGGAGGCAGAGATGGATTTGGGGCTGCATCACAACTGTGATTGCTCTTAGTACTGCAGCAATAGCATGGTCTTATCTCCCAACGAGTAAAGGATCATCCTCTGCTGACCATGATCTTGTTCCTGAATATGATGACACAGCCAAGTAG
- the LOC114420352 gene encoding uncharacterized protein LOC114420352 produces MFRSTSTRGPAKYERLEKEHADNGTSNEEFKRSTSLPSRAMGSTFGDINLHRNPTKKANSKPKEKKSHPLFSFFDLRRKKKTTARPEFARYLEYVKEGGMWDLNSNKPVMYYK; encoded by the coding sequence ATGTTTAGATCCACTAGCACTAGAGGACCTGCCAAGTATGAGAGATTAGAAAAAGAACATGCTGACAATGGAACTTCAAATGAGGAGTTTAAGAGGAGCACAAGTTTGCCTTCTCGGGCTATGGGTTCAACCTTTGGAGACATCAATCTACACAGAAACCCCACAAAAAAAGCCAATAGTAAACCCAAGGAGAAGAAGAGTCACCCACTCTTCAGCTTCTTTGATCTTCGccggaagaagaaaacaacagCTAGGCCTGAATTTGCGAGGTATCTTGAGTATGTGAAAGAAGGAGGCATGtgggatttgaattccaataaACCTGTCATGTATTACAAGTGA